In the genome of Geotrypetes seraphini chromosome 16, aGeoSer1.1, whole genome shotgun sequence, one region contains:
- the FIS1 gene encoding mitochondrial fission 1 protein: protein MEAVLSEVVAVEDLLKFEKKYNSELGKGIVSKSTQFEYSWCLIRSKYSDDIRKGILLLEELLSKGNKEEQRDYVFYLSVANYRLKEYEKALKYVRNLLKTEPKNTQALELEKLIEKAMQKDGLVGMAIIGGMALGVAGLAGLIGLAVAKSK, encoded by the exons ATGGAGGCTGTGCTGAGCGAGGTGGTGGCTGTGGAGGATCTGCTG AAATTTGAAAAGAAATACAACAGTGAACTTGGCAAAGGCATCGTTTCTAAGAGCACCCAGTTTGAGTATTCCTGGTGCCTGATACGCAGCAAGTACAGCGATGATATTCGAAAGGGAATCTTGCTTCTAGAAG AGTTGTTATCGAAAGGAAACAAAGAAGAACAAAGGGACTATGTCTTTTATCTGTCTGTGGCCAATTACAGGCTGAAG GAGTATGAGAAAGCACTTAAGTATGTCCGGAATCTTCTAAAGACGGAACCAAAGAATACGCAGGCACTAGAACTGGAGAAGCTTATTGAAAAAGCCATGCAGAAAG ATGGTCTCGTTGGCATGGCCATCATTGGTGGCATGGCGCTGGGAGTTGCTGGGCTTGCTGGTCTGATTGGACTGGCAGTTGCCAAATCGAAGTAA